A region of Drosophila mauritiana strain mau12 chromosome 3L, ASM438214v1, whole genome shotgun sequence DNA encodes the following proteins:
- the LOC117141688 gene encoding period clock protein, with protein sequence MRLLLPLTLAVIAFSCMSFIDCASSDDTGTATGTSTGTGTGTGTGTGTGTATSTTVAPTTTSTTTTEAPVHHRRIHRRRRRVLRRLRHRRAEAERRRRRG encoded by the coding sequence ATGAGGCTACTTCTTCCTTTGACTTTGGCAGTGATTGCCTTTAGCTGCATGTCCTTTATTGATTGCGCCTCGTCGGACGACACAGGAACCGCAACTGGGACGAGcactggaactggaactggtACTGGCACCGGCACCGGCACCGGCACAGCCACATCGACAACTGTTGCTCCGACAACCACCTCTACCACGACCACAGAAGCGCCCGTGCACCACAGAAGGATACATCGGCGCAGGCGTCGCGTCCTCAGGAGACTCCGACACAGGCGCGCAGAGGCCGAGCGAAGACGCCGACGGGGCTAG